A DNA window from Salvelinus sp. IW2-2015 linkage group LG4q.1:29, ASM291031v2, whole genome shotgun sequence contains the following coding sequences:
- the LOC111962462 gene encoding uncharacterized protein isoform X1 translates to MDMDTSKLHWGHQEYNLGKFAEKFKDSFPKIINVTVGFLGQQELDSISSSTHIMVHSLLCQQRAVFESKHGKVLSLPVTISTVGFYIIRNDRREGPPISLQAILESNPLPVIIQPITPLVLPWLSGGHRLDTLTITRTYEEQLLIGFPFSSKGILSRHTPLVLPMYMKEVRIALAEGLEGLDQGQFEDACATLGGQIDELGLRNLFIFQDITILNKQELIEKGHEYMEVKPIYMSLKNQGDEINLYQHLDFETTEPPTLQRKAARPPPLPPKPQYLQIARHKLPPLSPSLENNSQSYSGGSWHPLFCSLAEVPSNLRDLSVAQVCSCLRLLNLDQYCQAFEREQIDGDLLYTVEPSMMRETLGMESLHVGKLLRFREGWRPLLGSSGAEQRLSSQNADTTILEVAGSFLFFVGDVGSGCRCRRNRGCLSWLVRLPCLSWLERFSCLSWLEGTRRPIITHTCHHRYAHQHFIGLTWTPSLIDCLPYICLHQFLLVSALMLFCFSCPDAVLVLFHVGSLLNIPCICFSSPSVCPHSGTSF, encoded by the exons CACATCATGGTCCACTCCCTGCTCTGTCAGCAGAGAGCAGTGTTTGAGAGCAAACATGGGAAAGTCCTGTCCCTACCTGTCACCATCTCAACTGTAGGCTTCTACATAATCAGAAATGATAGACGAGAAG GACCACCAATCAGTCTTCAGGCTATTTTGGAGTCCAACCCACTGCCAGTCATCATCCAACCAATAACACCACTTGTCCTGCCGTGGCTGTCAGGAGGTCATAGGCTGGACACACTGACAATCACACGCACCTATGAGGAGCAGCTCTTAATTGGGTTTCCTTTCAGCAGCAAAG GAATCCTCTCCAGACACACTCCTCTGGTGCTGCCCATGTATATGAAGGAGGTGCGTATTGCATTGGCAGAGGGGTTGGAGGGACTCGATCAGGGCCAGTTCGAGGACGCCTGTGCTACATTGGGGGGGCAGATCGATGAACTGGGCCTCAGGAACCTTTTCATCTTTCAAG ATATCACCATTTTGAATAAGCAAGAGTTGATTGAAAAGGGTCACGAATACATGGAGGTGAAGCCAATCTACATGAGTCTGAAGAACCAGGGTGATGAAATCAACCTTTACCAGCACCTTGACTTTGAGACAACCGAGCCTCCTACTTTACAGAGAAAAGCAGCAAGACCCCCACCTCTACCCCCTAAACCACAATATTTACAAATAGCTAGACACAAACTTCCACCACTTTCTCCATCATTGGAGAACAATTCCCAGTCCTACTCTGGCGGCTCATGGCACCCACTCTTCTGCTCCTTAGCAGAGGTGCCCTCTAATCTACGGGACCTGAGTGTGGCACAGGTGTGCTCCTGCCTGCGACTGCTCAACTTGGACCAGTACTGCCAGGCCTTCGAGAGGGAGCAGATTGACGGGGATCTGTTGTACACAGTTGAGCCCAGCATGATGAGGGAGACCCTGGGTATGGAGAGCCTGCACGTGGGCAAGCTTCTCCGCTTCCGAGAGGGCTGGAGGCCCTTACTTGGATCTTCTGGAGCTGAGCAG cgtctgtcctcacagaatgctgacaccacaatATTGGAAGTAGCagggagttttttgttttttgttggtgacgtcgggtccgggtgccGCTGTCgaaggaaccgggggtgcctcagctggctcgtcagacTTCCATGCCTTAGCTGGCTTGAGAGGTTTTCTTGTCTCAGTTGGCTCGAGGGCACCAGGCggcccatcattacacacacctgtcaccatcgttacgcgcatcagcacttcattggactcacctggactccatcacttattgattgcctcccctatatctgtcttcATCAGTTTCTCCTCGTGTCAGCactaatgttgttttgtttctcctgtccagacgctgtccttgttttgtttcatgtcggtTCTTTATTAAATATTCCCTGTatttgcttctcgtctcccagcgtctgtcctcacagtgGAACTAGCTTCTAG
- the LOC111962462 gene encoding uncharacterized protein isoform X2 produces the protein MDMDTSKLHWGHQEYNLGKFAEKFKDSFPKIINVTVGFLGQQELDSISSSTQRAVFESKHGKVLSLPVTISTVGFYIIRNDRREGPPISLQAILESNPLPVIIQPITPLVLPWLSGGHRLDTLTITRTYEEQLLIGFPFSSKGILSRHTPLVLPMYMKEVRIALAEGLEGLDQGQFEDACATLGGQIDELGLRNLFIFQDITILNKQELIEKGHEYMEVKPIYMSLKNQGDEINLYQHLDFETTEPPTLQRKAARPPPLPPKPQYLQIARHKLPPLSPSLENNSQSYSGGSWHPLFCSLAEVPSNLRDLSVAQVCSCLRLLNLDQYCQAFEREQIDGDLLYTVEPSMMRETLGMESLHVGKLLRFREGWRPLLGSSGAEQRLSSQNADTTILEVAGSFLFFVGDVGSGCRCRRNRGCLSWLVRLPCLSWLERFSCLSWLEGTRRPIITHTCHHRYAHQHFIGLTWTPSLIDCLPYICLHQFLLVSALMLFCFSCPDAVLVLFHVGSLLNIPCICFSSPSVCPHSGTSF, from the exons CAGAGAGCAGTGTTTGAGAGCAAACATGGGAAAGTCCTGTCCCTACCTGTCACCATCTCAACTGTAGGCTTCTACATAATCAGAAATGATAGACGAGAAG GACCACCAATCAGTCTTCAGGCTATTTTGGAGTCCAACCCACTGCCAGTCATCATCCAACCAATAACACCACTTGTCCTGCCGTGGCTGTCAGGAGGTCATAGGCTGGACACACTGACAATCACACGCACCTATGAGGAGCAGCTCTTAATTGGGTTTCCTTTCAGCAGCAAAG GAATCCTCTCCAGACACACTCCTCTGGTGCTGCCCATGTATATGAAGGAGGTGCGTATTGCATTGGCAGAGGGGTTGGAGGGACTCGATCAGGGCCAGTTCGAGGACGCCTGTGCTACATTGGGGGGGCAGATCGATGAACTGGGCCTCAGGAACCTTTTCATCTTTCAAG ATATCACCATTTTGAATAAGCAAGAGTTGATTGAAAAGGGTCACGAATACATGGAGGTGAAGCCAATCTACATGAGTCTGAAGAACCAGGGTGATGAAATCAACCTTTACCAGCACCTTGACTTTGAGACAACCGAGCCTCCTACTTTACAGAGAAAAGCAGCAAGACCCCCACCTCTACCCCCTAAACCACAATATTTACAAATAGCTAGACACAAACTTCCACCACTTTCTCCATCATTGGAGAACAATTCCCAGTCCTACTCTGGCGGCTCATGGCACCCACTCTTCTGCTCCTTAGCAGAGGTGCCCTCTAATCTACGGGACCTGAGTGTGGCACAGGTGTGCTCCTGCCTGCGACTGCTCAACTTGGACCAGTACTGCCAGGCCTTCGAGAGGGAGCAGATTGACGGGGATCTGTTGTACACAGTTGAGCCCAGCATGATGAGGGAGACCCTGGGTATGGAGAGCCTGCACGTGGGCAAGCTTCTCCGCTTCCGAGAGGGCTGGAGGCCCTTACTTGGATCTTCTGGAGCTGAGCAG cgtctgtcctcacagaatgctgacaccacaatATTGGAAGTAGCagggagttttttgttttttgttggtgacgtcgggtccgggtgccGCTGTCgaaggaaccgggggtgcctcagctggctcgtcagacTTCCATGCCTTAGCTGGCTTGAGAGGTTTTCTTGTCTCAGTTGGCTCGAGGGCACCAGGCggcccatcattacacacacctgtcaccatcgttacgcgcatcagcacttcattggactcacctggactccatcacttattgattgcctcccctatatctgtcttcATCAGTTTCTCCTCGTGTCAGCactaatgttgttttgtttctcctgtccagacgctgtccttgttttgtttcatgtcggtTCTTTATTAAATATTCCCTGTatttgcttctcgtctcccagcgtctgtcctcacagtgGAACTAGCTTCTAG
- the LOC111962462 gene encoding uncharacterized protein isoform X3 codes for MDMDTSKLHWGHQEYNLGKFAEKFKDSFPKIINVTVGFLGQQELDSISSSTRAVFESKHGKVLSLPVTISTVGFYIIRNDRREGPPISLQAILESNPLPVIIQPITPLVLPWLSGGHRLDTLTITRTYEEQLLIGFPFSSKGILSRHTPLVLPMYMKEVRIALAEGLEGLDQGQFEDACATLGGQIDELGLRNLFIFQDITILNKQELIEKGHEYMEVKPIYMSLKNQGDEINLYQHLDFETTEPPTLQRKAARPPPLPPKPQYLQIARHKLPPLSPSLENNSQSYSGGSWHPLFCSLAEVPSNLRDLSVAQVCSCLRLLNLDQYCQAFEREQIDGDLLYTVEPSMMRETLGMESLHVGKLLRFREGWRPLLGSSGAEQRLSSQNADTTILEVAGSFLFFVGDVGSGCRCRRNRGCLSWLVRLPCLSWLERFSCLSWLEGTRRPIITHTCHHRYAHQHFIGLTWTPSLIDCLPYICLHQFLLVSALMLFCFSCPDAVLVLFHVGSLLNIPCICFSSPSVCPHSGTSF; via the exons AGAGCAGTGTTTGAGAGCAAACATGGGAAAGTCCTGTCCCTACCTGTCACCATCTCAACTGTAGGCTTCTACATAATCAGAAATGATAGACGAGAAG GACCACCAATCAGTCTTCAGGCTATTTTGGAGTCCAACCCACTGCCAGTCATCATCCAACCAATAACACCACTTGTCCTGCCGTGGCTGTCAGGAGGTCATAGGCTGGACACACTGACAATCACACGCACCTATGAGGAGCAGCTCTTAATTGGGTTTCCTTTCAGCAGCAAAG GAATCCTCTCCAGACACACTCCTCTGGTGCTGCCCATGTATATGAAGGAGGTGCGTATTGCATTGGCAGAGGGGTTGGAGGGACTCGATCAGGGCCAGTTCGAGGACGCCTGTGCTACATTGGGGGGGCAGATCGATGAACTGGGCCTCAGGAACCTTTTCATCTTTCAAG ATATCACCATTTTGAATAAGCAAGAGTTGATTGAAAAGGGTCACGAATACATGGAGGTGAAGCCAATCTACATGAGTCTGAAGAACCAGGGTGATGAAATCAACCTTTACCAGCACCTTGACTTTGAGACAACCGAGCCTCCTACTTTACAGAGAAAAGCAGCAAGACCCCCACCTCTACCCCCTAAACCACAATATTTACAAATAGCTAGACACAAACTTCCACCACTTTCTCCATCATTGGAGAACAATTCCCAGTCCTACTCTGGCGGCTCATGGCACCCACTCTTCTGCTCCTTAGCAGAGGTGCCCTCTAATCTACGGGACCTGAGTGTGGCACAGGTGTGCTCCTGCCTGCGACTGCTCAACTTGGACCAGTACTGCCAGGCCTTCGAGAGGGAGCAGATTGACGGGGATCTGTTGTACACAGTTGAGCCCAGCATGATGAGGGAGACCCTGGGTATGGAGAGCCTGCACGTGGGCAAGCTTCTCCGCTTCCGAGAGGGCTGGAGGCCCTTACTTGGATCTTCTGGAGCTGAGCAG cgtctgtcctcacagaatgctgacaccacaatATTGGAAGTAGCagggagttttttgttttttgttggtgacgtcgggtccgggtgccGCTGTCgaaggaaccgggggtgcctcagctggctcgtcagacTTCCATGCCTTAGCTGGCTTGAGAGGTTTTCTTGTCTCAGTTGGCTCGAGGGCACCAGGCggcccatcattacacacacctgtcaccatcgttacgcgcatcagcacttcattggactcacctggactccatcacttattgattgcctcccctatatctgtcttcATCAGTTTCTCCTCGTGTCAGCactaatgttgttttgtttctcctgtccagacgctgtccttgttttgtttcatgtcggtTCTTTATTAAATATTCCCTGTatttgcttctcgtctcccagcgtctgtcctcacagtgGAACTAGCTTCTAG